In the Campylobacter showae genome, one interval contains:
- a CDS encoding cyclophilin-like fold protein, with amino-acid sequence MRKTLAVFMLFAGLNLAAGEKMQNLKIVLKSSNGEATAILDDTAAARSFAAQLPLTLNLEDYGGREKVAKLPKQLDTRGAPSGSDGKKGEISYFAPWNNFVIYYGYQPYYEGIVRLGVIEGDVSSVAKDGQIRIELAR; translated from the coding sequence ATGAGAAAAACTTTAGCCGTCTTTATGCTTTTTGCGGGGTTAAATTTGGCAGCAGGAGAGAAAATGCAAAATTTAAAGATAGTCCTAAAGAGCTCTAACGGCGAAGCGACGGCTATCTTAGACGATACGGCAGCGGCAAGGAGTTTTGCCGCACAGCTGCCGCTAACGCTAAATTTAGAGGACTACGGCGGACGCGAAAAGGTAGCTAAGCTGCCAAAACAGCTTGATACAAGAGGCGCTCCGAGCGGCAGCGACGGCAAAAAAGGCGAGATCTCATACTTTGCTCCGTGGAATAACTTTGTCATCTACTACGGCTATCAGCCCTACTATGAAGGCATCGTACGCCTGGGCGTGATCGAGGGCGATGTGAGCTCGGTCGCAAAAGACGGGCAGATCAGGATAGAACTAGCAAGATAA
- a CDS encoding iron-containing alcohol dehydrogenase, translating to MENFTFYNPVRIEFGKGKEAHIGEYMKEFGAKKALVLYGSERVRKSGLLGVATDSLKANGIEFIGFGGVKSNPVLSKVNEAIKIAREFGADSVLAVGGGSVLDSAKAVAAGAKYSGDVWDFFVGKNPAESLMVFDIITLAATGSEMNQNGVVTNEAAKLKLHLGAPCLFPKVSVVNPQLQATVSRDYLVYSASDVIAHSIEGYFTAINYPLIARMQVEANIKTIIRTTEILLANPDDYDARAEFAWAATMALNGITMVGTSGIEYPNHMIEHAMSAVTDCAHGAGLSVVMPAWMKWYKDRNLGVFERFAREIFGLKTADEGIEALKAWFDKIGTPTRLSQLKIDSETLINEIAGVAYENAKAWAMQELYPKKNIAQILELAK from the coding sequence ATGGAAAATTTTACATTTTATAACCCGGTAAGAATAGAATTTGGCAAAGGCAAAGAAGCTCATATCGGCGAATATATGAAAGAATTTGGAGCTAAAAAAGCCCTTGTGCTATACGGCAGCGAGCGCGTAAGAAAGAGCGGACTGCTTGGCGTAGCTACCGATAGTCTAAAAGCAAACGGCATCGAATTCATAGGGTTTGGCGGCGTTAAGTCAAACCCGGTACTAAGCAAAGTAAACGAAGCGATCAAAATAGCCCGTGAATTTGGCGCCGATAGCGTGCTGGCCGTTGGCGGCGGCTCGGTGCTAGACTCTGCAAAGGCAGTCGCTGCCGGAGCTAAATATAGCGGCGACGTGTGGGACTTTTTCGTAGGTAAAAATCCGGCCGAGTCGCTTATGGTATTTGACATCATCACGCTAGCGGCAACTGGCTCTGAGATGAATCAAAACGGCGTCGTGACCAACGAAGCGGCTAAATTAAAGCTTCATCTGGGCGCGCCGTGCCTTTTCCCAAAAGTATCTGTCGTAAACCCGCAGCTACAAGCCACCGTCAGCCGCGACTATCTAGTTTATAGCGCAAGCGATGTTATCGCGCACAGCATCGAGGGCTATTTCACGGCTATAAACTATCCGCTAATCGCCAGAATGCAGGTAGAAGCAAACATCAAAACCATCATCCGTACGACCGAAATTTTACTCGCAAACCCTGATGACTACGATGCTAGAGCTGAGTTTGCCTGGGCTGCGACGATGGCGCTAAATGGCATAACCATGGTCGGTACCTCAGGCATCGAGTATCCAAATCACATGATCGAGCATGCGATGAGTGCGGTAACGGACTGCGCGCACGGAGCTGGACTAAGTGTGGTTATGCCTGCGTGGATGAAGTGGTATAAGGATAGAAATTTAGGCGTATTTGAGCGTTTTGCGAGAGAAATTTTTGGGCTTAAAACCGCAGATGAGGGCATAGAGGCGCTAAAAGCGTGGTTTGACAAAATAGGCACTCCAACAAGACTATCGCAGCTAAAGATAGATAGCGAGACGCTTATAAATGAGATCGCGGGTGTTGCCTATGAAAACGCAAAGGCGTGGGCGATGCAAGAGCTCTATCCAAAGAAAAATATCGCTCAAATCCTCGAACTGGCAAAATAA
- a CDS encoding alpha/beta hydrolase, which yields MAGTNVVKSPLEAVSMVSEWDKVFAKSDKVDHKKVKFKNRYGVEIVGDLYTPKNLHGKAAAIAVSGPFGAVKEQSSGLYAQTLAERGFITLAFDPSYTGESGGEPRNLASPEINTDDFSAAVDFLGTQSNIDRGKIGILGVCGWGGFALNASLADPRIKAVATSTMYDMTRVMAKGYNDSVGADERYETKKKLAEQRWVDAKNGKPAYTGAINVDPKKVDASTPQFIAEYADYYRTPRGYHKRSVNSNSGESGWIVTNPISFINMPILVYASEMRTPTLIVAGEKAHSRYFSEDAFKSLGNKNKELVIVPDAVHTDLYDNKNNKIPYDKFEEFFKANLK from the coding sequence ATGGCAGGTACGAATGTAGTAAAATCACCGCTAGAGGCGGTATCGATGGTAAGCGAGTGGGACAAAGTTTTCGCTAAAAGCGATAAGGTAGATCACAAGAAAGTTAAATTTAAAAATCGTTACGGCGTGGAGATCGTCGGCGATCTTTATACGCCTAAAAATTTGCATGGTAAGGCTGCCGCGATCGCAGTTAGCGGACCTTTTGGCGCGGTCAAAGAGCAATCAAGCGGCCTTTACGCCCAAACTTTAGCCGAGCGCGGCTTTATCACGCTTGCCTTTGATCCAAGCTACACCGGAGAGAGCGGCGGCGAGCCAAGAAATTTAGCAAGCCCTGAGATAAACACTGACGATTTTAGCGCTGCGGTGGATTTTCTAGGCACCCAGAGCAATATAGATCGAGGTAAGATCGGCATTTTAGGCGTATGCGGCTGGGGCGGTTTTGCTCTAAACGCATCTCTTGCCGATCCTCGCATAAAGGCGGTTGCAACCAGCACGATGTATGATATGACGCGAGTGATGGCAAAAGGCTACAACGATAGCGTGGGCGCCGATGAGAGATATGAAACTAAAAAGAAGCTAGCCGAACAACGCTGGGTCGATGCTAAAAATGGCAAACCGGCATATACTGGTGCGATAAACGTTGATCCAAAAAAGGTAGATGCAAGCACGCCGCAGTTTATCGCTGAATATGCGGACTATTACCGCACGCCGCGCGGATATCACAAACGCTCTGTAAACTCAAACAGCGGAGAGAGCGGCTGGATCGTCACAAACCCTATCTCGTTTATAAATATGCCAATCCTTGTCTACGCTAGCGAGATGAGAACCCCGACTCTTATCGTAGCCGGCGAGAAAGCGCACTCAAGATACTTTAGCGAGGACGCTTTTAAATCTCTTGGCAACAAAAATAAAGAGCTAGTTATCGTCCCTGACGCCGTGCACACAGATCTATACGACAATAAAAACAATAAGATCCCATACGATAAATTTGAGGAATTTTTCAAAGCAAATTTGAAATAA
- a CDS encoding CAP domain-containing protein, protein MKFYSVKRGLKFSLLACAFFLSGCDILGGQSQSSALKSAKQPEFSFVPDSDAVAYLNEYRRGSGLSSLRQNQILSQAAKNHAEYSAQNEYMGHDETAGRAKFSGATPADRALAVGYKSTLVLENIAYKSDFKEAVDGLFSAIYHRFAFLNLSVDEVGYALASKDKFNAFVFEMGNSRLNAFCAKGASDTGAGRFYTNVCADKNLKIKDAKFDNFTGSSKPFVKFPDATAVTPYFSGEIPDPFPECKITASPVSIEFNANASEVKFKDFEIFKDGRKIQNLHVITSANDINSKFSSKQFAAFSREVFDFGAQYEAVFSYEQAGARNQSAQNAGAQVKQIKWSFKTKTPQNPYFDARDGDVLGVDADKTYEIFFRPKDCNDLMTRYSYKASGFMMPTVAQSGTNTLSVKLKGMAGDTLSIVAGGMSVKVRLKTSSPEAVRERRAFYVKAGVMIAGVIVIFALIGRKMRR, encoded by the coding sequence TTGAAATTTTACTCTGTAAAACGCGGGCTTAAATTTAGCCTTTTAGCCTGCGCCTTTTTTCTTTCGGGTTGCGATATTTTGGGAGGACAAAGCCAAAGCTCCGCGCTAAAGTCCGCCAAGCAGCCCGAGTTTTCTTTCGTTCCGGACTCCGACGCGGTCGCGTATCTAAACGAGTACCGCCGAGGCTCGGGACTCTCCAGCCTAAGACAAAATCAAATTTTAAGCCAAGCCGCCAAAAATCACGCCGAGTATAGCGCCCAAAACGAATACATGGGCCACGACGAGACGGCAGGACGAGCTAAATTTAGCGGCGCGACTCCGGCCGACAGAGCTCTAGCCGTGGGCTACAAATCAACTCTAGTGCTTGAAAACATCGCTTATAAAAGCGACTTTAAAGAGGCGGTGGACGGGCTATTTTCGGCGATTTATCACCGATTTGCGTTTTTAAATTTGAGCGTCGATGAGGTCGGCTACGCGCTCGCGTCCAAGGATAAATTTAACGCCTTCGTCTTTGAGATGGGCAACTCTAGGCTTAACGCCTTTTGCGCTAAGGGTGCGAGCGATACGGGCGCGGGGCGGTTTTATACCAACGTCTGCGCAGATAAAAATCTAAAAATAAAAGACGCCAAATTTGATAATTTCACCGGCTCTAGCAAGCCTTTTGTCAAATTTCCCGACGCTACTGCAGTGACGCCCTATTTTAGCGGCGAGATCCCGGACCCCTTCCCCGAGTGCAAGATCACGGCAAGTCCCGTCAGTATCGAGTTTAACGCAAATGCAAGCGAGGTAAAATTTAAGGATTTTGAGATATTTAAAGATGGGCGAAAGATCCAAAATTTGCACGTCATCACGAGCGCCAACGATATAAATTCTAAATTTTCCTCCAAGCAGTTCGCGGCTTTTTCGCGGGAGGTTTTTGACTTCGGCGCGCAGTACGAGGCGGTTTTTAGCTACGAGCAAGCAGGCGCGCGAAATCAAAGCGCCCAAAACGCGGGCGCGCAGGTAAAGCAGATAAAATGGAGCTTTAAAACCAAAACTCCGCAAAATCCATATTTCGACGCGCGAGACGGCGACGTGCTGGGCGTGGATGCGGATAAGACCTACGAGATATTTTTCCGCCCCAAAGACTGCAACGACCTCATGACGCGCTACTCTTACAAAGCCTCGGGCTTTATGATGCCTACGGTCGCACAAAGCGGCACGAACACGCTAAGCGTGAAGCTAAAAGGCATGGCCGGCGATACGCTAAGTATCGTGGCGGGCGGCATGAGCGTCAAGGTGCGGCTCAAAACCAGCTCGCCAGAAGCCGTGCGCGAGAGGAGGGCGTTTTACGTGAAGGCGGGAGTGATGATCGCCGGCGTGATAGTGATTTTTGCGCTAATCGGCAGAAAGATGAGGCGGTAA
- a CDS encoding AraC family transcriptional regulator gives MADVNLLKEQTKEFLLDRCGVNCLERSDIDSLDFYISDKTHDFISAVYEPSLCIILQGAKAIGFGDDMHGYDEQTYALASTHVPLNVSLTDASKEKPYISLRIKFSLDEVYEVLKGVDVKEQNLQKSEKGIFFGELTDEILEPVLRFVWLLEKPKEKVKFLSDLAKKEILYTLATNDKSGYFLSKFAMQGSVSNKISKAVAKIKNEFSQKLNMKDVARECDMSESSLYHNFKIVTSLSPIAFQKKIRLEEAKNLLATKKIGVAQAAFDVGYESASQFSREYARMFGVPPKIHSEILRSGVA, from the coding sequence ATGGCTGATGTAAATTTACTAAAAGAGCAGACAAAAGAGTTTTTATTAGATAGATGCGGCGTAAACTGCCTAGAGCGCAGCGACATCGACTCGCTTGATTTTTATATCAGCGACAAAACGCATGATTTTATCAGCGCGGTTTATGAGCCGTCATTGTGCATAATACTGCAAGGAGCAAAGGCGATCGGCTTTGGCGATGATATGCACGGATACGACGAGCAGACTTATGCGCTAGCTTCTACTCATGTACCGTTAAATGTAAGCCTAACAGACGCTTCAAAAGAGAAACCCTACATCTCGCTTCGCATTAAATTTAGCCTTGATGAGGTCTATGAAGTGCTAAAAGGCGTGGACGTAAAAGAGCAGAACCTACAAAAAAGCGAAAAAGGCATATTCTTTGGCGAGCTAACGGATGAAATTTTAGAGCCTGTTTTGAGGTTTGTCTGGCTACTAGAAAAGCCGAAAGAGAAGGTCAAATTTCTCTCAGACCTTGCTAAAAAAGAGATACTTTACACGCTCGCAACAAACGATAAAAGCGGCTATTTTTTAAGTAAATTTGCGATGCAAGGCAGCGTTTCAAATAAAATTTCAAAAGCCGTAGCAAAGATAAAAAACGAGTTTTCGCAAAAGCTAAATATGAAAGATGTCGCGCGCGAATGCGATATGAGTGAGTCTTCACTATATCATAACTTCAAAATCGTAACCTCGCTAAGTCCCATAGCTTTTCAAAAAAAGATCCGCCTAGAAGAGGCCAAAAACCTGCTAGCGACCAAAAAGATCGGCGTTGCGCAGGCTGCTTTTGACGTCGGATACGAGAGCGCATCGCAGTTTAGCCGCGAATACGCAAGGATGTTTGGCGTACCGCCTAAAATTCATAGCGAAATTTTACGTTCTGGGGTGGCGTAA